In Schistosoma mansoni, WGS project CABG00000000 data, supercontig 0137, strain Puerto Rico, whole genome shotgun sequence, one genomic interval encodes:
- a CDS encoding ubiquitin-specific peptidase 10 (C19 family) has protein sequence MSRFSQLAGSSDLQKQFWDLKSTSELQHGDENKCSNSIKKSKGRKGRTTSCSTQSIQSHPTDTVLKNDVDKIIYDGLYIEPCGFRNVRNSCFLNASLQLLLNIPTLCSTLYKSRGICVSSGESSFHASGVQEKKTPLTDQLLELIERLNPQVVEHDAILNNTSQCCDGYGNKNNNTDNTVIHANKKVGSNSNNPVPSTYKLSQSNGVRPFMLKHIITPNSVFGNLLHMNTGFQEDAAECLTYLLTQLHEEMGCIAVAKSTDVHLLNDTDQSQNDSEWMVTGRAGKHYPEARKIELDGGQSPIASLFCGTLVTRSNLGKSNSSYNVHNYSTVNNHAKKSAIKEPFFMLHVPIDNPLVNSVESALRYLAELEEITDYHNSDSQISLVRRRSMIDHLPPYLIIQLKRFYNESKMKSLQNINTSVNKVNSITSQTFPVIIRKHLKSVNIQSKLVIPKELLNQETHFSNSQRNYRLQAVIFHVGETVESGHYTIAVRITNPLEKSNSNSSTFIYFDDDRACVLNNAESINLLLTTHRPLDTRNCTFLHLKKPQTFQSNPEHVTTSPSSSNQHHGALNVSINHPRTPYILLYESQIGIHPDT, from the exons ATGAGCAGATTTTCTCAGCTTGCCGGGTCTTCTGATCTTCAAAAACAATTCTGGGATTTAAAATCAACCTCGGAACTCCAGCACGGAGACGAGAACAAGTGTTCAAATTCAATTAAAAAATCCAAGGGTAGGAAAGGTCGTACCACAAGTTGTTCGACACAGTCCATTCAGTCGCATCCCACTGATACTGTTTTAAAAA ACGATGTcgataaaataatttatgatgGTTTGTACATTGAACCATGTGGATTTCGTAATGTTAGAAATTCGTGCTTCCTTAATGCTTCTCTCCAACTCTTACTCAATATTCCAACTTTATGTTCAACTTTATATAAATCTCGCGGTATATGCGTTTCTTCAGGCGAATCTTCTTTCCATGCTTCAGGCGTCCAAGAAAAGAAAACTCCTTTGACAGATCAACT GTTAGAATTGATTGAAAGACTCAATCCACAAGTAGTTGAGCATGACGCTATACTGAATAATACTTCGCAATGTTGTGACGGTTatggtaataaaaataataatactgataatacTGTCATTCATGCAAACAAAAAAGTGGGCAGCAATTCGAATAATCCTGTTCCCTCGACTTATAAATTGTCACAGTCTAATGGTGTACGACCATTCATGCTAAAACATATAATTACACCAAACTCTGTGTTTGGAAACCTACTTCATATGAATACAGGTTTTCAAGAAGATGCCGCT GAATGCTTGACTTACCTGCTTACACAATTACATGAAGAAATGGGTTGTATAGCGGTAGCTAAGAGTACGGATGTACATCTTTTGAATGATACAGATCAAAGTCAAAATGATTCAGAATGGATGGTTACTGGTCGAGCTGGAAAACACTATCCAGAAGCTAGAAAA ATCGAACTTGATGGTGGTCAAAGTCCTATTGCTTCATTATTTTGTGGTACACTTGTAACTCGTTCTAATCTAGGCAAATCAAATAGTAGTTACAATGTTCATAATTATTCAACTGTAAATAATCATGCCAAAAAATCGGCTATCAAAGAACCTTTTTTCATGCTTCATGTACCTATAGACAATCCTCTA GTTAATTCCGTTGAATCAGctttacgatatttagctgaaCTTGAAGAAATAACAGATTATCATAATTCTGATTCTCAAATATCTTTGGTACGTCGTCGATCAATGATAGATCATCTTCCACCGTACTTAATTATACAATTGAAACGATTTTATAATGAATCTAAGATGAAaagtttacaaaatatcaatacaTCTGTAAATAAAGTTAACTCTATTACATCACAAACATTTCCTGTAATTATTCGTAAACATTTGAAATCAGTTAATATCCAGTCTAAACTTGTTATACCGAAAG AACTTTTGAACCAAGAAACACATTTCAGTAATTCACAGCGTAATTATCGTCTTCAAGCTGTTATATTTCATGTTGGTGAAACAGTTGAATCAGGTCATTACACAATTGCTGTGCGCATAACTAATCCCTTGGAAAAATCAAACAGCAACTCTTCCACATTTATCTATTTTGATGATGATCGTGCTTGTGTGTTAAATAACGCTGAAAGTATAAATCTCCTACTAACCACACATCGTCCATTAGATACAAGAAATTGTACATTCCTTCATTTGAAAAAACCACAAACATTTCAATCTAATCCTGAACATGTGAcaacatcaccatcatcatctaaCCAACATCACGGTGCACTAAACGTTTCTATCAATCATCCACGCACACCGtatattcttctctatgaatcccaaataggaatTCATCCGGAcacatga